In the Streptomyces sp. cg36 genome, one interval contains:
- a CDS encoding MBL fold metallo-hydrolase, with product MRLTSLGHAAVLVETGGRRILFDPWLTQRLDRFWEHHPALPDTLGELLDGGVDHIVLSHHHFDHHHFPSLTRLLEDGEVDFDDSPHRAAETECVFPVGDRVPPRFTASGLGHQAIGWTLRRLGFERLTPVTPGETVRLGEDVVLRTFVSDVPFPEMSVLVETAGASVLLCGDSILHESTVRHFTGPDARPPDVAFVPAHSVSPPGVLTERRPLGDHAAVRARAVANFDRYVHALGARVTVPSSFGWKVSGEGERDYGWCNRTIFPFTPWEALARLRELGREGLLWGPGQVIEVADGKVEQYNGPHAPDGYDFEAVYAEVTLDPAAEVPPFDPAHDRAGRQNRSSQRLLTEVMDLLVGSDFWYRALDSGATHTFSLHDDGGSTHSYLLEPVSGRISHLGPGPARDHLSQDNGYTEIAASTLQALLDSELLFGSSYGLWASNSGLLSAVFHHPAFYTRRVDRALSRETGGRAPV from the coding sequence ATGCGGCTCACCTCCCTCGGCCACGCGGCCGTCCTCGTCGAGACCGGGGGCCGGCGCATCCTCTTCGACCCCTGGCTCACCCAGCGCCTGGACCGCTTCTGGGAGCACCACCCGGCCCTGCCGGACACCCTGGGGGAGCTCCTGGACGGCGGCGTCGACCACATCGTGCTCAGCCACCACCACTTCGACCACCACCACTTCCCTTCCCTGACGCGGCTGTTGGAGGACGGCGAGGTCGACTTCGACGACAGCCCGCACCGGGCCGCCGAGACCGAGTGCGTCTTCCCGGTCGGCGACCGCGTCCCGCCCCGCTTCACCGCGTCGGGCCTCGGCCACCAGGCGATCGGCTGGACGCTGCGCAGGCTCGGCTTCGAGCGGCTGACGCCGGTCACCCCGGGCGAGACCGTGCGGCTGGGGGAGGACGTGGTGCTGCGCACCTTCGTCTCCGACGTGCCGTTCCCCGAGATGAGCGTGCTGGTCGAGACCGCCGGGGCGTCGGTGCTGCTCTGCGGGGACTCGATCCTGCACGAGTCGACCGTGCGCCACTTCACCGGCCCCGACGCCCGCCCGCCGGACGTGGCGTTCGTGCCCGCGCACAGCGTCTCGCCTCCCGGGGTCCTCACCGAGCGCCGCCCGCTGGGCGACCACGCGGCGGTCCGGGCCCGGGCGGTCGCCAACTTCGACCGGTACGTGCACGCCCTCGGCGCCCGGGTCACCGTCCCCTCCTCCTTCGGCTGGAAGGTCAGCGGGGAGGGGGAGCGGGACTACGGCTGGTGCAACCGCACCATCTTCCCGTTCACCCCCTGGGAGGCGCTCGCCCGGCTGCGCGAGCTGGGCCGCGAGGGGCTGCTGTGGGGGCCGGGACAGGTCATCGAGGTCGCGGACGGCAAGGTCGAGCAGTACAACGGGCCGCACGCGCCGGACGGTTACGACTTCGAGGCGGTGTACGCGGAGGTCACCCTGGACCCGGCCGCCGAGGTGCCCCCCTTCGACCCGGCGCACGACCGGGCGGGCCGCCAGAACCGGTCCTCGCAGCGGCTGCTCACCGAGGTGATGGACCTCCTGGTGGGCTCCGACTTCTGGTACCGGGCGCTGGACAGCGGCGCCACCCACACCTTCTCGCTCCACGACGACGGCGGCTCCACCCACAGCTATCTGCTGGAGCCGGTGAGCGGCCGGATCAGCCACCTCGGGCCGGGCCCGGCCCGCGACCACCTCAGCCAGGACAACGGCTACACCGAGATCGCCGCGAGCACCCTCCAGGCGCTGCTGGACAGCGAGTTGCTCTTCGGCAGCTCCTACGGGCTGTGGGCGAGCAACAGCGGTCTGCTCTCGGCCGTCTTCCACCACCCCGCCTTCTACACGCGCCGGGTCGACCGGGCGCTGAGCCGGGAGACCGGTGGACGGGCGCCCGTATGA
- a CDS encoding alpha/beta hydrolase-fold protein, which translates to MSEALGTRVLVEHTSACLRDNPLGDPATRRIEVLLPPGYDEGRRYPVVHWLPGFGAYPSLTGRPLAFGEAPADRVHRAMARGTVPAALIVVPDATTAYGGSQYLDAPACGRYLGQLAEVVAEVDRRFPTLAEPRWRAVGGKSSGGYGALVAAMRTDLFGAVLAHTPDAGFEHSYLPLLPGVLDTLEAAGGVERLLAQRESGPHDTPFMVAMSLLAMGMCYADEPGTTPAEALPCDPRTGLFRPAVWERWLRHDPVRLSPAHAGRLRALRLLYLDTGRRDDYHMHWGVRALHAVWREHGIAHEYQEHGGGHHGIEHRFLTSLALLGRVWDEPERGE; encoded by the coding sequence ATGAGCGAGGCGCTGGGGACGCGGGTCCTGGTCGAGCACACCAGCGCGTGTCTGCGCGACAACCCGCTGGGCGACCCGGCCACCCGCCGGATAGAGGTCCTGCTGCCGCCGGGGTACGACGAGGGGCGGCGCTACCCGGTGGTGCACTGGCTGCCCGGGTTCGGCGCGTACCCGTCGCTGACCGGGCGCCCGCTGGCGTTCGGCGAGGCCCCGGCGGACCGGGTCCACCGGGCGATGGCGCGCGGCACCGTCCCGGCCGCGCTGATCGTGGTGCCGGACGCCACCACCGCGTACGGCGGCTCCCAGTACCTGGACGCGCCCGCCTGCGGTCGCTACCTCGGCCAGCTGGCGGAGGTGGTGGCCGAGGTCGACCGGCGCTTCCCGACCCTGGCCGAGCCCCGCTGGCGGGCGGTGGGCGGGAAGTCGAGCGGCGGGTACGGGGCGCTGGTGGCGGCGATGCGCACCGATCTGTTCGGCGCGGTCCTGGCGCACACGCCGGACGCCGGGTTCGAGCACAGCTATCTGCCGCTGCTGCCCGGCGTCCTGGACACCCTGGAGGCGGCGGGCGGGGTCGAACGGCTGCTGGCCCAGCGGGAGTCGGGCCCGCACGACACCCCGTTCATGGTCGCGATGAGCCTGCTGGCGATGGGCATGTGCTACGCCGACGAGCCCGGCACCACGCCCGCCGAGGCGCTGCCGTGCGACCCGCGCACCGGCCTCTTCCGGCCGGCGGTGTGGGAGCGCTGGCTGCGCCACGACCCGGTGCGCCTCTCCCCCGCGCACGCCGGCCGGCTGCGCGCGCTGCGGCTGCTCTACCTGGACACCGGCAGGCGCGACGACTACCACATGCACTGGGGCGTACGGGCGTTGCACGCGGTGTGGCGCGAGCACGGCATCGCGCACGAGTACCAGGAGCACGGCGGCGGCCACCACGGCATCGAGCACCGGTTCCTGACCTCGCTCGCCCTGCTCGGGCGGGTGTGGGACGAGCCGGAACGGGGGGAGTGA
- a CDS encoding asparagine synthetase B: MCGIAGFISLDGPRERPWLAALGATLTGALHHRGERAAAPWVAPDATVMLACVRLAVRDRSAAGDQPMTSPDGRTTLVSNGEVYASRAPRPEPWPRRTHCDTEFALQQLAGTAEPAPVLAALDGMFALAWHDGATATTTLARDHFGIKPLVYCEVAGGVLFASEPAALLATGLIAPEVDPAEFVLRSWVRMDAADERTWLRGVRALRPAEYLVAGGGRVRTGRYWRPEPGDEPVGAEEIRAAFDRAVDLRSVADVERAAVLSGGVDSSAVFAALHARGVVPRPYVVRYEEGAGGSDSDVTHARLVAARHGVALTEVDLDRRDAVKLVPEVAGRLNRPLLHGAELAMYQLYERIAAEGQVVVYSGHGADEMWGYQDGGYFPVVAPDAPAHLHGRHYLTHRLYPDERPLWGELVTWLAGELGVDMAGVREQVWERVLDEYRALDTLDPVKRGRHHLMRRFLVYVNDMVDLTSAAYTLEDRPVFQDVTLAELAFRCPEHLKSTGEPGSHKDLLKEALGGLLPPSVVRRRKQGFPSPADPSYRAALRTLADEQGMPFGLPEPPAPLRDALGTGELMYLASASAWLTRTGK; this comes from the coding sequence ATGTGCGGGATCGCGGGTTTCATCAGCCTGGACGGGCCGCGCGAGAGGCCGTGGCTGGCCGCGCTGGGCGCCACCCTGACCGGCGCGCTGCACCACCGGGGCGAGCGGGCCGCCGCGCCCTGGGTGGCGCCGGACGCCACGGTGATGCTGGCCTGCGTACGGCTCGCGGTGCGCGACCGCTCGGCCGCCGGGGACCAGCCGATGACCTCGCCGGACGGGCGCACGACGCTGGTGAGCAACGGCGAGGTGTACGCCTCGCGGGCGCCCCGGCCCGAGCCGTGGCCGCGCCGGACGCACTGCGACACCGAGTTCGCCCTCCAGCAGCTGGCCGGGACGGCGGAGCCCGCACCCGTACTCGCCGCCCTGGACGGGATGTTCGCACTGGCCTGGCACGACGGCGCCACCGCCACCACCACGCTGGCCCGCGACCACTTCGGGATCAAACCGCTGGTGTACTGCGAGGTGGCGGGCGGGGTGCTGTTCGCCTCCGAGCCCGCCGCACTGCTCGCCACCGGGCTGATCGCGCCCGAGGTGGACCCGGCCGAGTTCGTGCTGCGGTCGTGGGTGCGGATGGACGCGGCCGACGAGCGGACCTGGCTGCGCGGGGTGCGCGCGCTGCGGCCCGCCGAGTACCTGGTGGCGGGGGGCGGCCGGGTGCGCACCGGCCGCTACTGGCGGCCGGAGCCGGGCGACGAGCCGGTGGGCGCCGAGGAGATCCGGGCCGCCTTCGACCGGGCGGTCGACCTGCGGTCGGTGGCCGACGTGGAGCGGGCCGCGGTGCTCAGCGGCGGCGTCGACAGCTCGGCCGTCTTCGCCGCCCTGCACGCCCGGGGGGTGGTGCCCCGGCCGTACGTGGTGCGGTACGAGGAGGGCGCGGGCGGCTCCGACAGCGACGTGACGCACGCCCGGCTGGTCGCCGCCCGCCACGGGGTGGCGCTCACCGAGGTCGACCTGGACCGCCGGGACGCGGTGAAGCTGGTCCCGGAGGTGGCCGGGCGGCTGAACCGGCCGCTGCTGCACGGCGCGGAGCTCGCGATGTACCAGCTGTACGAGCGGATCGCCGCCGAGGGGCAGGTCGTCGTCTACTCCGGCCACGGCGCCGACGAGATGTGGGGCTACCAGGACGGCGGCTACTTCCCGGTGGTCGCCCCGGACGCCCCCGCCCATCTGCACGGCCGCCACTACCTCACCCACCGCCTCTACCCCGACGAGCGCCCGCTGTGGGGGGAGCTGGTGACCTGGCTGGCCGGGGAGCTCGGCGTGGACATGGCCGGGGTGCGCGAGCAGGTGTGGGAGCGGGTGCTCGACGAGTACCGGGCGCTGGACACCCTCGACCCGGTCAAGCGGGGCCGCCACCACCTGATGCGCCGCTTCCTCGTCTACGTCAACGACATGGTCGACCTGACCTCCGCCGCGTACACCCTGGAGGACCGGCCGGTCTTCCAGGACGTCACCCTCGCCGAGCTGGCCTTCCGCTGCCCCGAGCACCTCAAGAGCACCGGGGAGCCCGGCAGCCACAAGGACCTGCTGAAGGAGGCGCTGGGCGGGCTGCTGCCGCCGTCCGTGGTCCGGCGCCGCAAACAGGGCTTCCCCTCCCCCGCCGACCCGTCGTACCGCGCGGCGCTGCGCACGCTGGCGGACGAGCAGGGCATGCCCTTCGGGCTCCCGGAGCCGCCCGCGCCGCTGCGCGACGCCCTCGGCACCGGTGAACTCATGTATCTCGCATCCGCCTCCGCCTGGCTCACCCGGACAGGGAAGTAG
- a CDS encoding aldehyde dehydrogenase produces MTPGAGTERELYDPATGEVHARLADSTAEECAAAVDAAARAFDGWQDAGPRHRAGCLRALAALVRAHGADFVELERVGAGKPVARIGGEVDFAVRALEWFAEQALRPWGEVHPSGPGTRAYTDRVALGVCAAIVPSNYPLLMAAWKVGGALAYGNTAVVKPAPETPLSVRLLVELGRRVLPEGVLGAVYGGAAAGRLLCALPGVAAVSFTGSTAAGREVAAHCAPGLKRVSLELGGKNPLVVFPDADLEAAAASAVEAFTGNSGQMCVGASRLIVHESVRGDFVREVAARAFARRVGPTADPRTELGPLISARAVERVASAVGEAVDKGVTALLPPGRREVRPEPSGPHGGGFYVSPVVLDEVPGELRAWREELFGPVLAVRGFRTEREALELAHDTEYGLSASVWTADGGRVERFARRLRAGMLWFNTWGDTDEHISVGGIGHSGYGRELGVHAAEQYTQTRAVWLAHPAAPGEGP; encoded by the coding sequence GTGACCCCGGGGGCCGGCACGGAACGGGAGCTGTACGACCCGGCGACCGGCGAGGTGCACGCCCGCCTCGCCGACAGCACCGCCGAGGAGTGCGCCGCCGCGGTGGACGCCGCCGCGCGCGCCTTCGACGGCTGGCAGGACGCCGGGCCGCGCCACCGCGCCGGGTGCCTGCGCGCCCTGGCCGCGCTGGTGCGCGCGCACGGCGCCGACTTCGTCGAGCTGGAGCGGGTCGGCGCGGGCAAGCCGGTCGCGCGGATCGGCGGCGAGGTCGACTTCGCGGTACGGGCGCTGGAGTGGTTCGCCGAGCAGGCGCTGCGGCCCTGGGGCGAGGTCCACCCCTCGGGGCCGGGCACCCGCGCCTACACCGACCGGGTGGCGCTCGGGGTGTGCGCGGCGATCGTGCCGTCCAACTACCCGCTGCTGATGGCCGCCTGGAAGGTGGGCGGCGCGCTCGCGTACGGCAACACGGCCGTCGTCAAGCCCGCCCCCGAGACCCCGCTGAGCGTACGGCTGCTGGTGGAGCTGGGGCGGCGGGTGCTGCCCGAGGGGGTGCTGGGCGCGGTGTACGGGGGCGCGGCGGCGGGGCGGCTGCTGTGCGCGCTGCCCGGGGTCGCCGCCGTCTCCTTCACCGGGTCCACGGCGGCGGGCCGCGAGGTGGCCGCGCACTGCGCCCCGGGCCTCAAGCGCGTCTCGCTGGAGCTGGGCGGCAAGAACCCGCTGGTGGTCTTCCCCGACGCGGACCTGGAGGCGGCGGCGGCCTCGGCGGTGGAGGCGTTCACCGGGAACTCGGGCCAGATGTGCGTCGGCGCCTCCCGGCTGATCGTCCACGAGAGCGTGCGCGGCGACTTCGTCCGCGAGGTGGCGGCCCGCGCCTTCGCCCGCCGCGTCGGCCCGACCGCCGACCCGCGCACCGAACTGGGCCCGCTGATCAGCGCGCGGGCCGTGGAGCGGGTGGCGTCGGCGGTCGGGGAGGCGGTGGACAAGGGCGTCACCGCGCTGCTGCCGCCGGGGCGGCGGGAGGTGCGGCCGGAGCCGTCCGGGCCGCACGGCGGCGGGTTCTATGTGAGCCCGGTGGTCCTGGACGAGGTGCCGGGCGAGCTGCGGGCCTGGCGCGAGGAGCTGTTCGGGCCGGTCCTCGCGGTGCGCGGGTTCCGTACCGAGCGGGAGGCGCTGGAGCTGGCGCACGACACCGAGTACGGCCTCTCGGCGTCGGTGTGGACGGCGGACGGCGGGCGCGTGGAGCGGTTCGCGCGGCGGCTGCGGGCCGGGATGCTCTGGTTCAACACCTGGGGCGACACGGACGAGCACATCAGCGTCGGGGGGATCGGCCACAGCGGTTACGGCCGGGAGCTCGGGGTGCACGCGGCCGAGCAGTACACCCAGACCCGGGCGGTGTGGCTCGCCCACCCCGCCGCGCCCGGGGAGGGGCCGTGA
- a CDS encoding low specificity L-threonine aldolase, translating to MTPLLDFRSDTRTAPDRAMRAAMAGAEVGDDAYGDDPRVLELEAAGARLLGKEAALFLPSSTMANLVAVLAAAPAPGTRLLTGAETHLARMEGEGVRRFARVELVELAQRDDGAPEPAALAGALRAGAGRPGVLSLENTCMLHHGNALAPADLAPLVELGRAHGCPVHLDGARLANAAVALGLPVAELAAPADSVTFCLAKGLGAPVGSLLCADADFVARARELRLQLGGTMHQSGVLAAAALEGLERLDRLAEDHAVAAALAEGLASVPGARVPRPPRRTNIVTVKLAGVDAGDLHERLADRGVLVLPLPDGNVRFVVHREHRPQAVPLVVRALAEAAIQ from the coding sequence GTGACCCCGCTCCTGGACTTCCGCAGCGACACCCGCACCGCCCCGGACCGGGCGATGCGGGCCGCGATGGCGGGCGCCGAGGTCGGCGACGACGCGTACGGGGACGATCCGCGCGTGCTGGAGCTGGAGGCGGCGGGGGCGCGGCTGCTGGGCAAGGAGGCGGCGCTGTTCCTGCCGAGCAGCACCATGGCCAACCTGGTCGCGGTGCTGGCCGCCGCGCCCGCCCCCGGCACCCGGCTGCTGACCGGCGCCGAGACGCATCTGGCGCGCATGGAGGGCGAGGGGGTGCGCCGCTTCGCCCGGGTGGAGCTGGTCGAGCTGGCCCAGCGCGACGACGGCGCCCCCGAACCGGCCGCGCTGGCGGGCGCGTTGCGGGCGGGCGCCGGACGGCCCGGGGTGCTCTCGCTGGAGAACACCTGCATGCTGCACCACGGCAACGCGCTCGCCCCGGCCGACCTGGCGCCGCTCGTGGAGCTCGGCCGGGCGCACGGCTGCCCCGTCCATCTGGACGGCGCCCGGCTCGCCAACGCGGCCGTGGCGCTCGGCCTGCCGGTGGCGGAGCTGGCGGCACCGGCGGACAGCGTGACGTTCTGCCTGGCCAAGGGGCTGGGCGCGCCCGTGGGGTCGCTGCTGTGCGCGGACGCGGACTTCGTGGCGCGGGCGCGGGAGCTGCGGCTCCAGCTGGGCGGCACCATGCACCAGTCGGGCGTCCTCGCGGCGGCGGCGCTCGAAGGGCTGGAGCGGCTGGACCGGCTGGCCGAGGACCACGCGGTGGCCGCGGCGCTGGCCGAGGGCCTGGCGTCGGTGCCCGGGGCGCGGGTGCCGAGGCCGCCGCGCCGCACCAACATCGTGACCGTGAAGCTGGCCGGGGTCGACGCCGGTGACCTGCACGAACGGCTGGCGGACCGGGGGGTGCTCGTCCTGCCTCTGCCGGACGGGAACGTACGGTTCGTGGTGCATCGCGAACACCGGCCGCAGGCGGTTCCGCTGGTGGTGCGCGCGCTTGCGGAAGCGGCGATCCAGTAG